From the Comamonas sp. lk genome, the window CATGGTGCACCGCCCAGCCCAGCAGCACGCCGGCGGCGCTGGCGGCCAGGGCAACGAGCACAAATTCCACGGTATAGGCCCCGGCAATGCGCCGCTGGCTTTGGCCCAGCACGCGCAGCATGGCTGAAGCATCGAGATGGCTGTTGGCAAAAGAGCGCGCCGCCAGCGCCACGGCCACGGCCGACAGCAGTGCGGCAAGCAGGGCCACCAGACTCAGAAATTTCTCGGCCCGGTCCAGCGTCTGTCGCATCTCGGGGCGACCGCTCTCCAGCGACTCTATGCGCAGGCCGTGAAGGCTGCCGGTCTTGGCCTGCTCCTGCGCCCAGGCCAGATAGCGCTGCGCTGCAGCATCGCCGCTGCGACTGCCGTCGCCCGCCACCGCCAGGCGGTAGGTGATGCGGCTGGCCGGTTGCACCAGCCGGGTCGCCGGCAGGTCGGCGCTGTTGATCATCACGCGCGGCGCAAAGCTCATAAAGCCCGCGCCCTTGTCGGGCTCGATGGCTATGGTGTGGCTGATGGTGAAGCTGCCGTCGCCCAGCAGCAGGGCGTCGCCCACTTTCAGGCCCAGGGCCTCCAGCAAGGGCGCATCCACCCAGACCGTGCCGGCGGCAGGAATGCCTTGGGCCGGCTGCTCAGCCTGACCCGGACCTTGGCTCAAGCTCACCTGCCCGCGCAGCGGGTAACCCTGATCCACGCTTTTGAGCGCCACCAGCTTGATATTGCCGCCACGCTCCTGCGCGGCCCGCGCCATGGTGGGAAAGCTGCTGGTGGCCACGGTCTGCAAACCCTGGGCCTTGGCCTGCTCCACAAAGGCGGCTGGCGCCGGGTTGTCGCTGACCACCACCACATCGCCGCCCAGCAGCTGGCGCGCATCGCGCTGCAAACCGGCTTGCAGGCGGTCGGCAAAAAACCCGACCGAGGTCAGCGCCGCCACGGCCAGCAACACGGCCACGATGAGCAGGCGCAGCTCGCCCGCACGCATATCGCGCCAGAGATTGCGCAGCCCCAGAGTCCAGACAGATGATCCATGCATGGGTCAGACCATAGCGCAACACCCAAAACCGGATAAACAGCAGCCCAAGCGTTCACGGTGTGGCGCGGGCTTGCTGCCCCCTGCCCCTGCTACGCCCCGGCCAATAGCTGCTCACATAAAAACGAGCGGCACTGGGCCACCACCGCCCGCTGCTGGGCCGGCTCGCCATTGAGCATCAGCGCAAGGCGCCGGCCTATGACGGGAGCCGTCAGCGAGCGCACCTGCAGCGCCGGCGTGGCCACGCCCTGGGTGTACAGGCGCGAGATCACGCCTACCGCATGGCCGGCCTGCACCAGGCTGTAAAGCGATTCGCTGTAACGCATGCGCATGGCGTCGTCCATGGCAATGCGCTGCTGGCGCAAGGTGGCCACGGCCAGCTCATAGGTGCTGCCGCGCGCAAACAGCACCAGGCGCTCGCCACGCAAAGCCTTCCAGCGCAGCGGGCCTTCGGTCTGCGCCAGGCGGTGGCCCGGGGGCAGCAACACCACCAGCTCGTCTTCGGCCAGCGCCGTGGTGTGCAGGCGCGCAGGCGTATCCAGCTCGGTGGTGATGCCCATATCCACGGCTCCGCTGCGCAGCTGGGCAATCAGCTCCTCGTGCAGCGGATCGGACACTTCCACCTTCACCTGCGGGTTTTGCGCCTGCCAGCGCGCCAGCACCGGCGCCAGCAAATGCATGGCCGAGGGCAGGCAGGCAATGCGCACCGTCTGCTGACCGCTGGCCAGCATCGCGTGCATCTGCCCCACGCCGCGATCAAAGCTGGCCACCAGCCACTGCGCCTCGTGCAACAGCGTGCGCCCGGCCTCGGTCAGCGCCATATGGTGAGGGCCTCTATCCATGAGTCTGGCGCCCAGCAGAGACTCCAGCTCGCGAATGCTGGCCGACACCGCCGGCTGCGTCAGCGACAGGGCTTGCGCGGCCTGGCTGAAGCTACCGGTTTCCGCCACGGCCAGAAAGGCGCGCAGCTGGCGCAAACTGGGTGCATGCAGGTTTGCCATAAATCCAATCGATAGACCTATCAAATGAAGTCATTTTATTTATAGCGCATCGCCGCCTACCATGGCGAGCATGAATGCTGCCCCCACCTGCGCCACACCCGAGCTGACGGCTTTTGTCCACGCCATCCCCAAGATGGAGCTGCACTGCCATCTGCTGGGCACGGTGCGCAAGAACACTTTTATCGAACTGGTGCAACGCGCCAAGGCACCGCTGGCACTGGAGGAAATCGAGGCCTTTTATACCCGTGGCGAAAAGCCCGTGGGCGTGCTGCGCGTGCTGCGGGCGCTGGATGAATGGCTGCTGCAATCGCCCACCGATCTGCAGCGCATCACCTACGAATACCTGCAGGATGCCGCTGCCCACAATGTGCGCTATGCCGAGTTTTTCTGGAACCCCACGGGCACCGTGCAATGCTCGGGCATGAGCTATGCCGCCGCGCAAGCCGCCATTCTGGCCGGCGTGGCCGATGCGCAAAAAGACTGCGGCATTCGCGGCCGCCTCGTGCCCTCCATCGACCGCGAAGCACCGGCCGCTGCCGCCGTGCAAATGGTGGAATGGATGCTGGCCCACCGCCACGACGAAGTGCCGGGCATTGGCATCGACTACCGCGAAAACGAGCGCCCGCCCGAGATGTTTGTGGATGCCTATGCGCTGGCCAGAAACGGCGGCCTCAAGACCACGGCCCACGCCAGCGAATTCGGCCTGCCCTGGAACAATCTGCAGACCGCACTCGATGTGCTCAAGGTCGATCGCATAGACCACGGCTATACCGTGGTGGACAACCCGGAACTGGCCCAGCGCTGCGCCGACATGGGCATGGTGTTTACCGTCGTGCCCAGCAACTCCTATTACCTGCGCACGCTCTCTCCAGAGCGCTGGGCGCTGGATCATCCGATACGCCGCATGCCGGCAATGGGCATTCGCGTGCACCCCAATACCGACGACCCTACGCTGCACCACATCGACCCCACGGGGGCCTGGAGCAAGATGGTCTGCGACTTCGGCTTCTCCATTGACGATCTCAAGGACTTCATGCTCAACGGCATTGATGCGGCCTGGATCAGCGACAGTGAAAAACACGCTTTGCGCAGCCAGTGGAGCGCAGAGTTCGATACCTTGCGCAGCACCCACCTTTCCCATCCCTCTACCGCACAGGCCTGATCATGCTTCCAACACGCTCCATGAAATTCACTCTTCGCCTCAGCGCGCTGCTCATGGCTGCAGGCCTGGGCACGAATCTCGTCCAGGCAGCCGAGCCTGCCTGGCCCGCCGCCCGCCCCATCATCCTCACCGTGCCCTTTAGCGCGGGCGGCAGCGTGGATGTGACGGCACGCCTGATCGCGCAAAAGCTGGGCGAGCGCCTGCACCAGTCGGTGGTGATAGACAACGTGGCCGGCGCCGGCGGCGCCCTGGGCGTGAACAAGGGCGTGCATGCCGCAGCCGACGGCTACAACCTCATCATGGGCGCCGACAGCCCCATCGCCATTGCCAAGCTGGTCAACCCCGCCGCCGTGCGCTACGACGCGCTCAAGGACCTGGCACCCGTAGCCATGGTCAACACCGCGCCCATGATTCTGGTGGCGCGCGCCAATCTGCCGGCCAACAATCTGCAAGAGCTAACCGCGCTGGCGCAAAAGCAGCCCGACAAGATCAGCTATGCCACCTCGGGCATTGGCACCATCTTGCATCTGGCCATGGCCCGCATCAGCGATCGCGCCCAGATGAAGCTAGTACACGTGCCCTACCGCGGCGGCGGCCAGATCGTGACCGATGTGGTCGGCGGCCAGGTGGATCTGGCCATGCTGATCAGCGTGACCGCCATTCCGCAAATTCAAAGCGGCAAGCTCAAGGCTCTGGCCGTCACCTCGGCCGCCCGCCTGCCAGAGCTGCCCAACGTTCCCACCGTAGCAGAGACTGCTTCACTCAAGGGCTACCAGATGGTTTCCTGGGCCGGCATATTTGCCCCGGCCCGCACGCCGGCACCCATCATCGGCAAGCTCAATCAGGAGCTCAATGCCGTGCTGGCTTCGCCTGAAGTCAAGGCCAAGCTGGCCGAGCAAGGCGCCATCGCCGCCAGCGGCAAGGAAAGCGCAGCCGACTTCGGCCAGTTTGTGCGCAAGGAGCAGGCGCGCTACGCAGAGATCGTCAAAAGCGCACACATCACGGCCGAGTGATTCCGGGAGTGATTGCGGGAGTGATCGCGGCAACGCGGTTGCGGCGTCCTGCGCTCTGCGCAGGCGGCTCCTGATTGATGAGCAGCTTGCGCAGTACCGACCTGTGTTTTGAATTGAATAAGCCCTGCAACGCAGGCTTTTCATGCGCAAGCCACTATCCAATTCGATAAGCGCCAAGTGACAACCCTGAGATGGAAATCTCAGGGTTTTGTGCTGGTTTGTGCTTGAATAGCCTACGCAACCAGCTATTCAATCATGAGCAAAAATCACCGCCAAGCACCTGACCTCAGCCATCTGGCCCGCAAGAGCGGCAACGCTCCGCTGCGCGTGCTCATGGTCTGCATGGGCAACATCTGCAGAAGCCCCACCGCCCACGGCGTGCTGGAAAAAATGGTGGCCGATGCCGGCCTTGCCGGGCGCGTGCAGGTCGATTCCGCCGGCACCCATGGCTATCACGCCAGCGAAGAACCCGACGCCCGCAGCCAGCTGCACGCCATGCGCCGTGGCTACGACCTGAGCCAGCAGCGCGCACGCCAGCTCAGCAGCCAGGATTTTGAAGACTTCGATCTGGTGCTGGTCATGGACAGCAGCAACGAGACTGCCGCCCGCAAGCTCTGCCCGCCGCAGCATCTGCCACGGCTGCACCGCCTGACCGACTTCTGCCAGAACTTTTCCGACACCCAGGTGCCTGATCCTTATTACGGCGGCAACAAAGGCTTCGAGCATGTTCTGGACCTGGTCGAAGATGCCTGCACCGGCGTGCTGCAGGCGGTGAGGAGCGACGCCATTCGAAAATAACGCCTGCTGATTGATGCGGAGGTGCGGTCTACTGACCCGATTCAGCTGCTCTGAACGCTTCTTCTCGGTTTGATGTGATTGGAAGTCATAGATTCATTGCAGGCGTTCGCGTGCTATCACTCTAGTACCGCTTTCCAGCGCTTGTGGTCTGTCATCCCATCATCACGTTGGTCCAGCTACTGCCATCGATTAGCCATACATAGCGCACAACAGTCCTTGAGACCTCCAGCAATCTTCGGTTGTCTGTTCGATCCAGAAGGCGCGGGATACGTCACGCCGTGGTCAACCGCTCCTTTGCCAGCCTTGCGCCTTCTGCCAGCGCTTGCAGCTTGCGCCACGCCACATCCCGCGCCATCGGCGCCAGGCCGCAGTTCGTGCATGGGAACAGCCGTTCCTTCGGCACAAACTCCAGCGCCCTGCCGATAGTGTCAGCCACCTCCTCGGGAGTCTCGACCACATCGCTGGCAACGTCGATCACGCCAACCATCACGTCCTTGCCAGCCAGCAGTTTCATCAGGTCGGGCGGCACGTGGGAGTGGATGCATTCCAGGCTCACCTGGTCGATGCGGCTACGGGCGAGTGCGGGGAACACCGTCTCATACTGGCGCCATTCGTCGCCCAGGGAGCTCTTCCAGTCGGTATTGGCCTTGATGCCATAGCCGTAGCAGATGTGCACGGCCGTCGTACAGGTCAGGCCCTGGGCCGCACGCTCGAGCGCTTGCACGCCCCAGTCGGCGGCATCCTTCATGTAGACATTGAAGGCGGGCTCGTCGAACTGGATGATGTCTACACCGTCGGCCTGAAGCGCCAAGGCCTCTTGGTTGAGTAACTCGGCAAAGGCGTATGCCATTTTCACCTTGTCACCGTAGAAGCGGTCCGCCACGGTGTCGACGATGGTCATAGGACCGGGCAGGGTGAACTTCAGCTTCTTCTTCGTGTGCGCACGCGCCAGCTGTGCTTCGAAGGCATGCACGCGGCCCTTCAGGCGCAGGGCTGACACCACCTGCGGCACCATCGCGTCGTAGCGGTTGTCGCGGATGCCCATCTTCACCTTGTGCTCGAAGTCAATGCCCTCAACCTGCTCAAGGAAGCCGTGCACGAAGTGCTGTCGCGATTGCTCGCCGTCGCACACGATGTCCAGGCCTGCGTCTTCCTGGGCTTTGATCCATAGCAGGGTTGCGTCGGCCTTGGCCTGGAGAAGGGCATCGCCTTCAGCCCGCCACTGAGGCCAGAGCTTGTTGGTTTCAGCCAGCCAGGCTGGCTTCGGCAGGCTGCCGGCGATGGAAGTTTCAAACATCTTAGGATTCCTTTTAAACAATGAGAGGGCGTGGCGTGCATGCCTCGGGAGCGTTTGCCCCGATTTGCGGAGCGATACCGTGGCGTCAGAGCGTGTAATTGGCAGCCCATTTTTCAAGCACGTTCTTGTACGGCTTGATGAAATGTTCCTGCGCAAACTTCCCCTGCTTCACAGCCAGCTGGCCGCGCTCTTCCCGGTCGTAAACAATTTGCGTCAGCGAGTAGTCCTGATTCTTCAGGCTCGGTCGATAGAGGTTTCCCGCCGCTGAATTTGCGTTGTAGATCTCGGGGCGATAAATGCGCTGAAAGGTTTCCATCGTGCTGATGGTGCCGATCAACTCCAGGTTGCTGTAGTCGCCCAGCAGGTCGCCGCGAAAGTAGAAAGCCAATGGCGCAACGCCATTCGGAGGCATAAAAAAGCGAACCTGCATCCCCATTTTTGCGAAGTATTGGTCGGTGGAGGACAGCTCATTCTGTTGGTACTCGACACCCAGCACAGGATGCTGGTTTCCCGTTCGCTGATAGGTCTTGCTTGTCGAGGCGCTGATGCAGATGACGGGAGACTTGTGGAAGTGCCCCTTGTAAGTGCTCGAGTTGACAAATTGCTGGAACAGTTTCCCGTGCAAGTCACCAAAATCGGCCGGCGTGCTGAATTCCGCTCGATTGACGTTGTGCTCCGCAAGCAAGACGCTGAAGTCGTAGTCGCGCACGTAAGAGGAGAAATTATTTCCCGCGATGCCGTCGATGCGCTTATTCGTTTTCTTGTCGAGAATGCAGGTTTTCAGTATCTCGATTAACGGAAATGCAGCATTGCTGATCTTGGCATCCATATTCATCTCGACGGAGATGATCTCCAGCTCGACGGAGTAGCGATCTCCCGTCGGGTTATCCCAATACGCCAGGTCATTGAAGCGGTTGTCAATCATCCTCAGCGTGCTGCGCAGGTTCAGTTGCCGACTTTTCCCCCGGGCCAAGTTGGCAAAGTTGGTGGTGATGCGTGTGCCGTCCGATGGCTGATAGTTCTCATCGAAACAAATGCTCTTGAGGTTGAAGGTAAGTTCGTTGTTCATTGCGATCTAGTGACTTAATTTCTGAGAAAGAACGATTCTTGATTCAGGCCAAAACCACTTCTTCGGCCAGAGAGCGCTTGACCCTGTATGCCAATTCAAGCAATGGCAGTGCCCGCTGAACCGCCAGCCTGGCCCGCTCAATCAGGGCTTCGTTTTGCGGACGGTAGCCACCGAAATCCTTGTCAGTCCCGTAGACGCCCAACGGCAATGTGCGTGCCTGGAAGAAGCTGAACAACGGCCGCAACTGGTGATCGATCACCAGGGCATGGCGCTCGCTACCGCCGGTGGCAGCCAGCAACACAGGCATGTCGATCAAGGCATCCTGATGAATGAAGTCGAAGAAGTGCTTGAACAACCCTGTGTAGGAGCCGCGAAAGACCGGAGTCACCACCACCAGGACGTCAGCTTGCTCAACCGCTGCAAGTTCTCGCTCCACGGTGCACGGCAGTTGGGAGCGCCAAACCACGCCGGCAAGTTGCGGTGCGAGTTGACCCAATTCAATCAGATGCTGTTCGCACGGGAGTTCGTCGGCGATCAGGTCCAGCAGGTGCTCTGCCAGGGCTGCGGACTTGGAGGGGCGCTGCAGTCCGCCGGAAACTGCGACTAAACGAAGTGGACGTGTCATTTCTGTCTTTATTGGCTCAATGGGAACGAATGCTAGGGCAGAGAATCAATGACGTAAAATGGTTTTATTTCAACAATCCATGAATATGGTTCATATGAATGCTTGAGCGCATCCACCTCAACATCGTTCAGCAGGTTGATAAACAAGGATCGTTGACCGCCGCTGCGGGCGTACTGAACCTGACCCAGTCGGCCCTGAGCCACAGCATGAAGAAGCTTGAGCTGCAACTGGGCACCGACATCTGGCTGCGTGAAGGTCGAAGCCTGCACCTCACACAAGCCGGGCAGTACCTGCTGGCGGTGGCAAACCGCGTGCTGCCGCAGCTGGACCTGGCCGAGGAACGCCTGGGCCAGTTCGCGCAGGGCGAGCGCGGCGCGTTGCGTATCGGCATGGAATGCCACCCTTGCTACCAGTGGCTACTCAAGGTGGTTTCTCCCTATCTGACGGCGTGGCCCGACGTGGATGTGGACGTCAAGCAGAAATTTCAGTTTGGCGGAATCGGCGCGCTCTTCGGGTACGAGATCGACCTGCTGGTTACGCCCGACCCGCTGTTCAAGCCCGGGCTGAAATTTGAGCCCGTGTTCGACTACGAGCAAGTGCTGGTCGTCGCAAAAAGTCATGCACTGGCTTCGGTGACCTATGTGAAGCCCCAGCAGCTGGCCCGGGAAGTGCTCATCAGCTACCCCGTGGACATCGAGCGCCTGGACATCTACAACCAGTTCTTGCTGCCGGCCGGTATCACGCCCAAGCGCCACAAGGCCATCGAAACCACCGACATCATGCTGCAGATGGTGGCCAGCGGTCGGGGCGTGGCCGCGCTACCGCGCTGGCTGGTCGAGGAGTACGCGGCCAAGATGGACATAGTGCCCGTACGGTTGGGCATGCGCGGCATCGCCAAGCAGATTTTCCTGGGAGCACGCGAGGCAGACACAGCCATCGACTACGTACGAGCCTTCATCGAGTTGGCGCGCCAGCCTGTTCTCTCCATTGCACAAGAAAGCATTCAGAAGACCATCCACCCATGATCATGGCGATCGATGGATCGTTACTTCTAACGTCAATCCCGCAAAGCGGGATGAAGACATCATTCTTGGGTCGTTGAACACCTTGCGCGGGCGAGGCATTGAACATCCGAGAGTGAGAGCTGAAACCCCACAGGC encodes:
- a CDS encoding LysR family transcriptional regulator, which encodes MANLHAPSLRQLRAFLAVAETGSFSQAAQALSLTQPAVSASIRELESLLGARLMDRGPHHMALTEAGRTLLHEAQWLVASFDRGVGQMHAMLASGQQTVRIACLPSAMHLLAPVLARWQAQNPQVKVEVSDPLHEELIAQLRSGAVDMGITTELDTPARLHTTALAEDELVVLLPPGHRLAQTEGPLRWKALRGERLVLFARGSTYELAVATLRQQRIAMDDAMRMRYSESLYSLVQAGHAVGVISRLYTQGVATPALQVRSLTAPVIGRRLALMLNGEPAQQRAVVAQCRSFLCEQLLAGA
- a CDS encoding low molecular weight protein-tyrosine-phosphatase is translated as MVCMGNICRSPTAHGVLEKMVADAGLAGRVQVDSAGTHGYHASEEPDARSQLHAMRRGYDLSQQRARQLSSQDFEDFDLVLVMDSSNETAARKLCPPQHLPRLHRLTDFCQNFSDTQVPDPYYGGNKGFEHVLDLVEDACTGVLQAVRSDAIRK
- a CDS encoding methionine synthase, producing MFETSIAGSLPKPAWLAETNKLWPQWRAEGDALLQAKADATLLWIKAQEDAGLDIVCDGEQSRQHFVHGFLEQVEGIDFEHKVKMGIRDNRYDAMVPQVVSALRLKGRVHAFEAQLARAHTKKKLKFTLPGPMTIVDTVADRFYGDKVKMAYAFAELLNQEALALQADGVDIIQFDEPAFNVYMKDAADWGVQALERAAQGLTCTTAVHICYGYGIKANTDWKSSLGDEWRQYETVFPALARSRIDQVSLECIHSHVPPDLMKLLAGKDVMVGVIDVASDVVETPEEVADTIGRALEFVPKERLFPCTNCGLAPMARDVAWRKLQALAEGARLAKERLTTA
- a CDS encoding tripartite tricarboxylate transporter substrate binding protein — translated: MKFTLRLSALLMAAGLGTNLVQAAEPAWPAARPIILTVPFSAGGSVDVTARLIAQKLGERLHQSVVIDNVAGAGGALGVNKGVHAAADGYNLIMGADSPIAIAKLVNPAAVRYDALKDLAPVAMVNTAPMILVARANLPANNLQELTALAQKQPDKISYATSGIGTILHLAMARISDRAQMKLVHVPYRGGGQIVTDVVGGQVDLAMLISVTAIPQIQSGKLKALAVTSAARLPELPNVPTVAETASLKGYQMVSWAGIFAPARTPAPIIGKLNQELNAVLASPEVKAKLAEQGAIAASGKESAADFGQFVRKEQARYAEIVKSAHITAE
- the msuE gene encoding FMN reductase gives rise to the protein MTRPLRLVAVSGGLQRPSKSAALAEHLLDLIADELPCEQHLIELGQLAPQLAGVVWRSQLPCTVERELAAVEQADVLVVVTPVFRGSYTGLFKHFFDFIHQDALIDMPVLLAATGGSERHALVIDHQLRPLFSFFQARTLPLGVYGTDKDFGGYRPQNEALIERARLAVQRALPLLELAYRVKRSLAEEVVLA
- a CDS encoding LysR family transcriptional regulator — encoded protein: MLERIHLNIVQQVDKQGSLTAAAGVLNLTQSALSHSMKKLELQLGTDIWLREGRSLHLTQAGQYLLAVANRVLPQLDLAEERLGQFAQGERGALRIGMECHPCYQWLLKVVSPYLTAWPDVDVDVKQKFQFGGIGALFGYEIDLLVTPDPLFKPGLKFEPVFDYEQVLVVAKSHALASVTYVKPQQLAREVLISYPVDIERLDIYNQFLLPAGITPKRHKAIETTDIMLQMVASGRGVAALPRWLVEEYAAKMDIVPVRLGMRGIAKQIFLGAREADTAIDYVRAFIELARQPVLSIAQESIQKTIHP
- a CDS encoding adenosine deaminase; translation: MNAAPTCATPELTAFVHAIPKMELHCHLLGTVRKNTFIELVQRAKAPLALEEIEAFYTRGEKPVGVLRVLRALDEWLLQSPTDLQRITYEYLQDAAAHNVRYAEFFWNPTGTVQCSGMSYAAAQAAILAGVADAQKDCGIRGRLVPSIDREAPAAAAVQMVEWMLAHRHDEVPGIGIDYRENERPPEMFVDAYALARNGGLKTTAHASEFGLPWNNLQTALDVLKVDRIDHGYTVVDNPELAQRCADMGMVFTVVPSNSYYLRTLSPERWALDHPIRRMPAMGIRVHPNTDDPTLHHIDPTGAWSKMVCDFGFSIDDLKDFMLNGIDAAWISDSEKHALRSQWSAEFDTLRSTHLSHPSTAQA
- a CDS encoding DUF1852 domain-containing protein, which translates into the protein MNNELTFNLKSICFDENYQPSDGTRITTNFANLARGKSRQLNLRSTLRMIDNRFNDLAYWDNPTGDRYSVELEIISVEMNMDAKISNAAFPLIEILKTCILDKKTNKRIDGIAGNNFSSYVRDYDFSVLLAEHNVNRAEFSTPADFGDLHGKLFQQFVNSSTYKGHFHKSPVICISASTSKTYQRTGNQHPVLGVEYQQNELSSTDQYFAKMGMQVRFFMPPNGVAPLAFYFRGDLLGDYSNLELIGTISTMETFQRIYRPEIYNANSAAGNLYRPSLKNQDYSLTQIVYDREERGQLAVKQGKFAQEHFIKPYKNVLEKWAANYTL